A window of Adhaeribacter arboris genomic DNA:
GAAGAACTTTTCGTTAAAAGTTAATCGGGATGGTAGACAACGAATATTTTTCCTACACTTTCTCTCATGCTGATTGTTAAAGAAACAACTGGGAGAAATGTAGAATAAAAGGCTCAGCTGGAGCATCCGGTGAGCAACAATTACGCGCTAACCAGGCTCATCCATACTCGCCCCAATAGAAACAACTGGTAGAATGGAGATAGACGTATTTACATAAGTTTGCTGATTAAATATTTAACAATAAAACGCCAGGAAGAATCGGGAAAGAGGCCCTGCCAACCTTGCGATTGATGCGGGCGACCTGCTGGAGGGTTAGCAAAAGTAGATAACTGCCTATCTAATTCCTACAAGTATAAACAGGTATTTTGGGTATAAAAGCTGGTATTTTGCTTTACTAATGGAAAAGATTCATTTGGCCGAGAAGGGGAGTTGAAAACGTAACACAATACCGAGCAAGAAGGTGATGCTCGTGCTATTTCAATTTAATTGGCAGAAATAAAGCTACTATTTATTCTAGCTTAACTACCTTTTTAACTTAAATCTCTAATTCATAATTTCTAAGTTTTTAATTTGGCGAAGCACCAGTTTATTCATTAACAGTAAAGTAGTTAGAGGCCAGCCTAGCTAAAAATTATAAAAACAAAGCTGACTAGTGCTAGCCAGCCTTGTTTTTGGCTCGCATCTTTTATTTAGTTAAGAGCAGTTTCTGTTGCCGGCGCAGCGTAGGAGTTTGCAGTTGCAGCAGGTACATGCCCGCAGCCTGTTTATTGACTAGCCATTTTATTTCATAGGTTTGATTGGCCTGTGCTTTGCCCTGGAACAAAGTAGTAATTTCCCGGCCTTGGCTGTCGTATACTTTTACTTGGGTAGTTTGGGTTTGCGGTAAAGTAAAATTAACGGTTACCTGTTCTTTAAAAGGATTCGGATAAGCTTGAAGCACGCTTAATTTTGTTTCATTTACCGGCTTAGTAAATCTTGTTGCTTCTCGGGCAGCTACTATGGCGGTAGTTTCCGGCGCTACTTTCACCAGCCAAAAATCCGCACCGCCCTGGCTGGGCTGCGTTCTATCGCCGCTCACGCCTGAAATTGATTTACCAGCCAGCAACAAGCCTCCATCCGGGGTTTTAATCACAGCCCGGAGTTCTTCGGCTTCGCTGCCACCGTAACGTTTATCCCACTGGTACATACCATCCGCATCCGTTTTCACGATCCAATAATCGCTCGATCCCTGGCTATTCTGGGTTTTGTTGCCGCTTTTGTTCGAGAAAGACTTACCGGCTAAAAGATACCCGCCATCGCTGGTCTGGACGCTAGCCCGTAGTTCTTCATCCAAGATACCGCCGAAACGCTTGTCCCAGATTTTCTCGCCGGTGCTGGTGAATTTAAGGAACCAGAAATCTTTGCCGCCCTGGCTGCCCCGGGTTTTGTCAAAGCCAGCGGGGGAGTCGCTTTGGCCCGAGATAAAATACTCACTGCCACTCTTACCTAAAGAATAGGCTTCGTCTTCGCCGCTGCCGCCGTAGGTTTTATCCCAGAGTTTAGTACCGTTCTTATCTAAACTGATCAACCAGAAGTCCTTGCCGCCCCGGCTTACTTCGCTTTTCTCGCCGTTGATGCCAGAGGCCGAAGTACCGCCCAGTAAGAAGCCCCCACCGGAAGTTTGCACAATACCGCCCAGTTCTTCGTTTAACGTACCGCCGTAACGTTTGTCCCAGATTTTAGTACCTGTACGGCTTACTTTTATCAACCAGAAGTCGGTACCTCCCTGGCTGCCCTGGCTTTTATCGCCCCCTGCCGGCGAGTTGCTGTAACCCGCTAAAATGTATTCGCCGGTGGGGAGTTGCAATACTTTCTTGAGTTCGTCGTAGCCGCTGCCGCCGTAGCGTTTATCCCATTGCTTTACGCCGGTACTGCTAATTTTTACTATCCAGTAGTCGCGATCGCCGCGATTAGATTGAGTTTTGTCGCCACCAATGCCCGATTGGGAAACTCCGGCTAAGAGGTATCCGCCGTCCTGCGTTTGAATAATGCGATTTAAATATTCGTGGTCGGAGCCGCCGTAAGTTTTATCCCAAAGTTTATTGCCGTTGGCATCGGTCTTTACAATCCAGAAGTCGTTCTTGCCCTGGCTGCCTTGAGTTTTGTCGCCGCTGATGCTGGAAGGCGAGTAACCGCCAGATAAGTAACCACCGTCGGAAGTTTTAATAATAGCGGTAAAGCCTTCATTACCTGTGCCTCCGTAACGAAGATTCCACTGAGTACTAGACACTAAAGGTTCTGCAACCGTAATGGTATAATCTTCCGTTTCGCCGTAATCGGTACTACCACACCATTCGGAACCGGAGAAGGTATTAAAATATTTGGTACTTACCCGCATCCGGTGTAATCCATCTGTTACATTTGTCGGAATGGTAATTGTACCGGAAAATGTACCCAATGCGGCTGAAGGAGATTTATAAACAAATTCTCCTGTATCAGCAAAATCGTTGTCATTGTTATAATCTATCCATACTCCATAGCTTTGCGCGTTGCTTCCATCTCCCTCCAAGCTAATGTTATAAGTTTGACCTCGATTAAGGACAGTAGTAAAGCTACCCATCGGACTGTAGTTGATATAGCTTTTGGTTTTTCCGTTACAACCCGAACTATTGTTAACTAAATTATTAAAACTAAAATTATTAATATAAATAAATTCGCTACACCCGTAAACAACAGCGGGCTCACAGTACGGATTGTAGGGCGTATCTAAGTTCTTAGCTTTCACTAACCAGTAATCAGCCCCCCCCCTTTTAGCTTCGCTCTTGTCCCCACTTATACCAGAAGTTGAATATCCCCCAAGTAAATACCCTCGATCTGGAGTAGCTATAACCGCCCTCAAGTAATCTTCTCCATTGCCACCGTAGGTTTTATCCCAAATGTTTACACCATCCCCGGTTATCTTAACAATCCAATAATCATAATTGGAATTTGAAGCCTCACTCTTATCTCCACCTTCATTTGACGAGGATTGCCCTCCTAATAAGAAACCTCCATCTGCAGTGGTTATGAAATCTTGAAAATAATCCGGACCATCACCACCTATTGTTTTATCCCAAAGCTTAGTGCCATCCCTATTTATCTTGATTACCCAGTAATCATAGTCTCCCTTACTTGCTTCGCTTTTCCCTTCTTCAATACCTGAATCGGATTGGCCTCCCAGTAAATAGCCTCCATCAGGCGTGGTTTCTATGTCGCAAAGATAATCTTGTCCAGTACCGCCATATTTTTGATCCCAAATCTTGGTGCCTTTGTCATCCAGTTTTACTACCCAAAAATTATAATCTGTTTCTTCCCAACTGAAAGTATTTGAATAGCCACCTAAAATATACCCCTTGTCACTGGTCTGTTGCACTAACGATAATATATCACTTCCCCAACCACCAATTGTTCTTTCCCAAACTATAGTTCCGTCAACACTTAGCTTCACCAACCAGTAGTCAGTATACCACGGCTTGCCTTTATTATCCTCAGATTTATCTCCACTGACGCCCGAATAAGAAGAACCGCCAAGAATATACCCTCCATCACTTATTTGTTGAACGGATTCTAATCTATCATTTTCTTCACCGCCAATTGTTTTGTCCCAAACCTTATTCCCGTTGGCATCTAATTTTACTATCCAATAGTCCTGCCCTCCTTTACCATCTTCACTCTTATCTCCACTTTTTGTAGAAGAATCTGAATAACCACCTAATAAATAGCCACCATCCTTGGTAATAGTTAATGCTTTAAGGTAATCATTGCCATTACTGCTAAAAGTTTTGTCCCAAATCTTATTTCCATTTGCATTAACTTTTACTACCCAATAGTCCTGATTGCCTAAACTAGGTTGAGACTTATCGCCTCCAACTCCTGAAGGAGAACTTCCACCAAGTAAATAACCCCCATCTGCCGTAGCAACTATAGAAGTAAATTCCTCGGACATACTACCTCCAAGGGTTTTATCCCATTCTTTGGTTTGAGCCGATGTTCTAGGAATTGGGCTAACAGCAAAGAATAAGAGTAGCAAGATGTTAAGTTTGGCAAATTTTATAAAAAAATAATTTAAATTCCGTTTTAGAAGAGATAAAAGTATTCTCATACGCTTTGTTGCAAATGTTTTTTAGGTGAAAAAAAGATTAATAAATATGGATGATAAATACAGTAATATATTGCTTTACAATAAATATACTATTAATAATTATTGATTTCCCCATACTATAATTGCATGTTTTACTACTTGAGAAATCATTCTCATATGGAGTCTGGTAAAGTTAGTAATGATAGCTTAGTTTAGGATTTACACTTATACATTCGGTTAATGGGAAGATTGTTACCTGGTATGGAAGAATATTTTATAAAATATATTCTTTATTAATTAGGTAGGAGATTTATCGAAAGTATAAATGTGTCTTAAGCTAGCTTGGTTTACCAACCACTCGGGAAATACATAAAAGAGATTTAAAAACGGGAGAACAAAAAACAAGTTGTAACCCAATCTTTTAGAGTAAGTTCATTTCAAATTGTAGATTTTCTCTGCTTTAAGGGAACATTCTTACTCAAAGCCTTTTGCTCTACGCTAGCACGCCAAAGAAGTAGAAAAGAATAAATAATTACGATAATCTAGACGCATTTAAATATAGCAACCAGGCTGCTTTCACGCGGGTTTTAGGCCAATACTTCTTCCTCCGAAACCACACCGGAAAAAGCCAATTGCTGCTTTCCTGCGTCGAACTCGTTTTCGCTTTTGGCGATGACAATGGTGGCTACGCCGTTGCCGATGATATTGGTAATGGCCCGGGCTTCGGACATGAAGCGGTCTACACCGAGCAGCAAGGCTAGCCCTTCTACGGGAATAATTTTGGTAGCGGTAATGGTGGAAGCGAGCACGATAAATCCGCTGCCGGTAATGCCCGCTGCTCCTTTAGACGTAAGCATGAGAATAGCAATAACGGTAGCTTCCTGAGCTAAAGTAAGATTAATGCTAAACACCTGCGCCAGAAAAATAACGGCAATGCTCAGGTAAATACTCGTACCGTCGAGGTTAAAAGAATAGCCCGTAGGTACTACCAAACCCACTACCGATCGGGAGCAGCCTAACCGTTCCAGTTTGCGCATGAGCTGCGGCAGCGCTGACTCCGACGACGAAGTACCCAGCACCAGCAATAATTCTTCTTTTATGTATTTTAAATACTGCCACAAGCTTACTTTGTAGTAGGCCAGAATGAGGTTAAGCACCACGAAAATGAACAAAAACATGGTCAGGTAAACGGTAAGCATGAGTTTGCCCAAAGGCAGCAAAGTATTAATGCCGTATTTACCAATGGTAAAAGCCATACCACCAAAGGCACCTAACGGGGCCAGTTTCATGATCATGGCCAGAATCCGGAAGAAAACGGCGGATAATTTTTCAAAAACGGCAATAATAGCGGGTGCAGCTTCGCCTACCCGGGTGAGCGCCACCCCAAACAATACCGAGAAAAAGAGCACCTGCAAAATATCGCCCTGGGCAAAAGCCCCGATTACCGTGGAGGGAACAATATGCGTGAAATATTCTACCCAATTAATTTCGGCGGCTTGTTGGGTATAGGTACTGATATCGCCTTTCGCCAGCGCCGAAATGTTAATGCCCGCCCCCGGTTGCAAAATGTTAGAGGCTACTACTCCAATTATTAAAGCAAACGTCGTTACTACTTCAAAGTACAATAATGCTTTACCCCCTACCCGGCCCACTTTTTTCAGGTTCCCCATGTTGCCGATGCCCAGCACAATGGTTAAAAAGATAATGGGCGCAATTACCATTTTAATCAGGTTAATAAATACCTCGCTGATGGGCCGGAGTTGGGCGGCGGTCTCCGGGAAAAATATGCCGGTCAGAATGCCTAAAAAATAGCTAGTAAAACCTGAAAAGTAAGGTTCCGGGAGAGTCGACGCATATACGAGTAGCTGTTTTCGCGTAAAAGATAACTAGAATTACCGGAAAGTGCCGAAAAGATTTATGCTAACCCGAGCGAAGGTAAAAGCTGGGTTTTGAAAGAAGGATTGAAGCAAGCAAGGAACTTCTGCTCTCTAAGAATCAAACTCGAAATATAGCTTACAACAGCCTATTAGTACTTTTAAAAAGAACTTTACACCAACGAATAGCACATAAAACAAGAATAAAATTTAAATTAGAACAAAGTTGCCTGCTTACTATCCCCAACTATGGCGCTACGTTTCCAGCGAATCCTTTTTATTGTTTTTCTCTGGCTGATAGGCTGGTGGGGAGCTTATGCCCAAGCCAGTCTTGATACCAGCTTTGTAGCGAATGCCCGCGAGAATTTGGATCAAGGGTATACCCAAATGGCTAGTTCCGAGTCTATTTTATACAACGGAACGGAATATGCGCCGGAAAAGAAAGCCTACCTGAAAGGGCACTCTTATTATAAAACCGCCCACGAACTAGAAGGTAAAATTTACTACCATAACACTTGGTTCCCGAATGTACCGCTACAGTACGACCTGGTTTTAGACCAAATTATTGTTGAACACCCTACTTCTGAATTTAAAATAAAGCTGGTAGCCGAAAAAGTAAAATTCTTTATTGTGGCGGGCCATACTTTTATTCGCTTAACCCCGGATAGTTTAAAAACAACCACTTTGAAAGCTGGATTTTACGATTTACTTTACGATAATAAGCTACAAGTTTTAGCGCACCGGTCTAAAAGGCTGGTGCAACAAACTACTGATATTGGCTTGGAGGGCAAGTACGTCGAAACCGACTCTTACTTTATTTATAAAAAAAATATTTACTATCCGGTAGATAAAAAGAAATCTGTTGTAAAAATATTGGCCGACCGGAAAAAGGAAGTGCAGGCTTTTATCCGGAGTAATAAATTAACCTTCCGGCAAAACCGGGAAACAGATATTATGAAGTTGGTTCAGTATTACGTTCAATTAAGCGGTTAAACCCAACGGGGCCTGCCAGTAATAACTTTATTTTAGAATTTAAATGTAAGCGCTTTAAAAATAAGTAACCGGATAAAATTAATTTAATATAATTAAAGTAGGAATAGCTACTAAAATCATTGCTATTAAATTACTTAAATACAAAAAGTCTAACATATTATATCTAAATACTTGTGTCTTTTACTTAGTTGCCTGCCTAACTAACATATGATTAGATGCTCCTGGTTACTATTCCTACTAATTTGCCTGCTAGGTTACAGCAATGGTGTTTTAGGTCAGCAGCAAGCCGATACTCTCTTTACCGGAAGTTTTACTAAAACACCTTTTGCTGAGTTTGTACAACAAGTAGAGGCGAAAACCAGTTACCATTTTTTCTTTTCTCCGGCTACTGTTGATAGCCTTTTTGTCACCCTCCAAGTTCAAGAGCAATACTTGCCCGAGCTTTTGCCGCAAATATTCCGGAATACGCCCGTTCAATTCGCGATAGATAATCAGTACCGGGTATTTATTACGAAAGACACGGCCATTCAAACAACTTTACGATCTGATTTTTTTGAACCAGCTACCGATAGCACCATTTCCACGGTATCGCCAATCCTTGCAATTACCGCCTCGAATCCTCGTTCCATTCGGTCGCGGAACACGCTGGAAACAAAATTATTTGAAATTGGCTCGGGGCGGGCCACTTCCGTTAACAGTAAAGCAAACTTGGCCGGCTACGTGCGCAACCTAAAAACCGGTGAACCCATTACGGGGGCTTCAGTTTACATACAACCGCCCCTCATTGGGGTAAAATCCGACCAATTTGGGTATTACTCTTTAACCTTGCCGGTTGGGCGCCACGAACTCCTGATTAAATCCGTGGGGCAGAAAAGCACCCGCCGCCAAATTCAAATTACTGCCGACGGCAAATTAAACATCGACTTAGAAGAAGAGGTAACTACTTTAAAAGAAGTGGTTGTAGAAGCCCAAAAAGATAAAAATGTAACGGGTTTACAAATGGGCCGGGAACAACTGGATATTAAAACCATCCGGCAAATACCAACGGCTTTCGGGGAAACGGATATTTTACGGGTGGTCCTCACCTTACCCGGAGTGAAATCGGTAGGCGAGGGCAGCACCGGTTTTAACGTGCGCGGCGGAGCCACCGACCAAAATTTGATTTTATTTAATGGCGCTACTATCTACAACCCGGCGCATTTGTTTGGTTTCTTTTCGGCCTTTAATCCCGATATTTTAAAATCGGTGGAGTTATACAAAAGCGCGATACCGGCGGCTTACGGAGGAAGGTTGTCTTCGGTATTAGAAATAGCTACCCGCGACGGCAATAAAAAACAATTCTCAGGCTCCGGCGGCATTGGGTTACTAACCAGCCGGCTTACCTTAGAAGGCCCCATAATAAAAGATAAAAGTGCTTTTCTTATCAGTGGCCGTAGTACTTATTCCGATTGGTTATTGCAGCAATTACCCAATAAAACGTTACGGGAGAGTGCGGCGGCTTTTTACGACGTAAACGTTCACCTGAGCCACGAAGCAAACGAGAACAATACCTTTTATGTAACGGCCTACACCAGCCGCGATAAATTTAAACTGGGCGCCGATACCTTATACCAATACACCAACCAAAGTATTAGCACCAAATGGAAGCACATTTTTACTAACCAATTATACGGCGTAGTAACGGGTAGCCTTAGTCGTTATTCTTATAATATCGAAAGTCAACGCAACCCGGTAAACTCCTCCCGGCTTACGTACGGCGTTAACCAGGCGAACCTGCAAGTTGATTTAAATTACTTCCGGAACGAGACGCATACTTTTAATTACGGCCTTAGCTCTATTTTTTATACGGTTACTCCCGGCAAACTACAGCCCTTAGGTTTTGAATCGTTAATTACCCTGGATGCCCTGCAAGAAGAAAAAGCAATAGAAAGTGCCGTTTACGCTTCCGATCAAATAACCATTAGTCCGCGCTTATCGGTTTATTTAGGTTTACGGTACTCGTTGTACCAGGCATTAGGTCCCCGACAGGTGAACCAATACGTACCGGGTGTGCCGCGCACCGAAAAAACAATAACGGATACCATTTTCTACCAAGCGGGCCAAAGTATTGCCCACTACCAAGGTCCGGAGTATCGAATTTCAGCGAAGTATTCTCTAACGGATTACTCTTCCCTGAAGGTAAGTTATAACCGCATGCGGCAGTACATTCACATGCTTTCCAACACGGCGTCTATGTCGCCGGCCGATGTATGGAAATTAAGTGATGCGTATATCCGGCCGCAGATAGGCGATCAACTAGCCATTGGCTACTACCATAATTTAAAATCCAATAGCATTGAAACCTCCGTGGAAGCCTACTTTAAAAACATGCACGATTTCGTGGATTATAAAAGCGGCGCCACCATCATCCTGAATCACCACCTGGAAACGGATGTGGTAAACGCCGAAGGCAAAGCCTACGGGATTGAACTAATGGTAAAGAAATTAACGGGTAAACTAAACGGCTGGTTTAGTTACACCTACGCCCGTTCCCTGGTACGGGTAAATGTAGGCACGCCCGCCGACCAGATTAACAATGGCAAGTATTATCCCAGTAATTTCGATAAACCCCACGATTTTACCTTAATTAGCAATTACCGGTTTAACCAACGCGTGAGTACTTCTTTGAATTTCACCTACAACACGGGCCGGCCCATAACTTTACCGTTGGCTAAATATTACCTGCGCGACACTCCCCGCATTTTTTACTCGAACCGCAATGAGTACCGGGTGCCGGATTATTACCGGGCCGATTTTGCAGTAAACCTGGAAGGAAATCATAAAATAAAGAAACTAGCCCATAGTTCCTGGACCTTTGCTGTATATAACCTGACGGGGCGCAAAAATCCTTTTTCTATTTACTTTAAATCGGAAAGTAACCAGATTAAAGGCTACCAACTAGCTATTTTCGGGCAGCCCATTCCCACTGTTACTTATAATTTCAGATTCTGATGCGGTTGAAGAAGGGTAATTTCATCAATTGTTTTATCTGGCTTTTGTGGCTATTATTGAGTAGTTGCGTAGAACCGTACGAACCTAAAGTACTCCGGTCAGTTAGTAAGTTTTTGGTGGTAGATGGTTTTATTAACAGCCAGGGAATAACTACCATTAAACTAGCCCGCACTTTAAATCTGACGGATACATTAAATTTACCCGAGCCGGAAACGAAGGCCCAAGTACAAGTAGAAGAAGAAAACGGAGCGCCATACCTTTTAACGGAAAAAAATCCGGGCACTTATGTTTCCGGCAAACAAACCCTTCACGCCAGCCGCCGATACCGTTTACTTATCCAAACTGCCGCAGGCACAAAATATGCTTCCGCTTTTGTTTCGGTCCGGCCCACCCCCGAGATAGACAGTGTTAGCTGGCGAGTGGAAAGTAATGGGCTACAGATTTATGTAGATACCCACGATCCGCAAAACAATACCCATTATTACCGCTGGGAATACGAAAATACCTGGGAATTTACCCCGCCTTATAATTCCGTTTTGAGCTATGTAATAGATACTGTTTTAATTCGGCGGGATGATATTTACCATTGCTGGAAAACAGAAATATCGCCCAGAATAAGTATTAGTAATTCTATTAAGTTAAGCCAGGATGTAATAGCCCAGTACCCTTTGCTTTTTCTGCCGGCTGGTTCAGAAAAGTTGCGTTACCGGTACAGTATTTTGGTTAAACAATACGCCCAAACTGCGGAAGAATACCAATATTGGGAAATGCTGCAGAAAAATACCGAACAAATTGGGGGACTTACCGATCCGCTGCCTTCGCGGTTAACCGGCAATATTCAAAACCTCACTAACCCCGATGAACCCGTGATTGGTTATATTGGAGCCTACAGCCTTCGCGAAAAAAGAATATTTATTACCAACGAGGAATTACCCCAAGAATGGGTTTATGAATCAGGATACTCCGATTGCGAAGAGCCTTTTCCTATTTATCTTGGTGATAATATAGCGGCTTACCTGAAAGCAGGAAAGTATATTCCTTTGTATCCGATCGCCCGTCCCGGTTTAATCGGGTACTATATTGCCTCTCAAGAATGTACCGATTGCCGCTTGAAAGGCACCAATATGAAGCCTGATTTTTGGCCTTAAAAAATTTCAAATAATTCGTATTCAAACAATTAACTACCATACAATTATAAAATTATTAGCAGACTAAGAAACTACTTCCGATTTAGCTCATTAAAATGAATACTTTGTTCTTATCCGTTAATCCGCCAATCCCATTTTTTTACGTTCGACAAAATACGCTGCTGGGTTTATTTTTAGGGGTAGCATTACTCCTTCCCCGATTGGTTTTTGCTCAACCGGATTCGTTAAAAAGTATTACCTCTCATTTTGATCATTATCGCCGCCAAGTTCTGACGGAAAAGTTATTTCTGCATCTCGACCGGCCCGCGTACGTGAGCGGCGAGACCATGTGGTACAAAGTTTACAGCACGGATGGTATTTACAACAAACCTTTGGCTCTAAGCAAAATAGCTTACGTGGAAGTAGTAGACAAAAATCAAAAACCGGTACTGCAAGCCAAAACCGCTTTGCAAAATGGTTTTGGGAATGGCAGTTTTAGTTTACCGTTTTCCTTAAACTCGGGTAACTATACGGTGCGGGCTTATACCAACTGGATGAAAAATGCTGGCCCGGATTATTATTTCTCCGCCGCAATTAGCATTATTAATACTTTCAAAAAATCCGGAATAAAGCCCAAGGTAAGTACGCCTTCTTATGATATACAATTCTTTCCGGAAGGCGGCAACCTGGTTCAGAACTTACCAAGTAAAGTAGCTTGTAAAGTAATGGACTCAAACGGCAAAGGAGTAAGTTTCAGAGGTGAATTGCGCGACCAGAACGAAAAAGTTCTAACTAGTTTTCAATCTCTTAAATTCGGGATGGGTCACTTTTACGTTACCCCTACGCGCAGCCAGAAATTAACCGCCGTCATAATAGTACCAAATAGTAAAGTTATTCGCCATTCCTTACCAACTGCCCTTGAGCAAGGCTATGTGATGCACCTTCAGGCAAACGAAAATGATTCAGGAAATTTAAAAATAACTGTACAAGCTTCTTCTAAAACTTCTTCGGATGCCCCGGAATCTATTTATTTATTGGCGCATACCCGTAACCAAATAGCTGCGGCTGAAAGTAAAATGTTACAACAAGGGCAGGCCACTTTCCTGGTAAACAAAAAAGATTTAGCCGCAGGTATTTCGCACTTTACTATTTTTAACCGTAAAAAAGAACCGGTATGCGAACGCTTGTACTTTAAACGCCCGACAAATAAATTAAACATTGTTGCCCACACAAATAAAACCCAATACTTAACCCGCGAACCGGTAATCTTAGATATTCTCACGCAAGATGAAGCTAGCCAGGCTACCTCCGCTAATGTGTCGGTAGCCGTTTACCAGCTAGATTCTTTAAGCACCCATTTGCTTCCTGGTATTCAAAGCTATTTGTGGCTACGTTCTGATTTAAGGGGCGAAATAGAAAACCCGGATTACTATTTTGAAAATACCGATTCGCTAGCCGATGATGCGGCCGATAATTTAATGCTGACCCAAGGCTGGCGCCGCTTTAAGTGGGAAGCTATCCTGACAAATCAACCAATTTTAACGGACTACCCTCCCGAATTAAATGGTCATTTTATTATGGGTAAGGTAACGGATACCCGTACGGGAAAATCTGCCTCCAACATCAGCACCTATTTGGCCTCTCCTGGCCGGCAAGTTGAGCTGTATACCGCTACCAGTAATACCAATGGCTCGTTGTTATTTGAGGTAGAAAATTTTTATAATTCGCAAGATTTAGTCCTGCAAACCAATCCGCAACGCGATAGCACCTACCACTTAGAATTATTATCTCCTTTTTCACAAAAGTATCCCCCTCATCTCCTCCCAGATTTACATTTACTTAAACGCTGGCAAACCAATATTGCTACCCGCCACCTGCAAATGCAAGCACAAAATAGCTATTTTAAAGATTTTCAGCCGCTGGTAAAGTTACCCGTAACAGATAGTATTCCTTTTTACGGTAATGCCAACGAGAAATACAAACT
This region includes:
- a CDS encoding MG2 domain-containing protein; this encodes MNTLFLSVNPPIPFFYVRQNTLLGLFLGVALLLPRLVFAQPDSLKSITSHFDHYRRQVLTEKLFLHLDRPAYVSGETMWYKVYSTDGIYNKPLALSKIAYVEVVDKNQKPVLQAKTALQNGFGNGSFSLPFSLNSGNYTVRAYTNWMKNAGPDYYFSAAISIINTFKKSGIKPKVSTPSYDIQFFPEGGNLVQNLPSKVACKVMDSNGKGVSFRGELRDQNEKVLTSFQSLKFGMGHFYVTPTRSQKLTAVIIVPNSKVIRHSLPTALEQGYVMHLQANENDSGNLKITVQASSKTSSDAPESIYLLAHTRNQIAAAESKMLQQGQATFLVNKKDLAAGISHFTIFNRKKEPVCERLYFKRPTNKLNIVAHTNKTQYLTREPVILDILTQDEASQATSANVSVAVYQLDSLSTHLLPGIQSYLWLRSDLRGEIENPDYYFENTDSLADDAADNLMLTQGWRRFKWEAILTNQPILTDYPPELNGHFIMGKVTDTRTGKSASNISTYLASPGRQVELYTATSNTNGSLLFEVENFYNSQDLVLQTNPQRDSTYHLELLSPFSQKYPPHLLPDLHLLKRWQTNIATRHLQMQAQNSYFKDFQPLVKLPVTDSIPFYGNANEKYKLDDYTRFKTMEEVMREYVIGVQVRKRRNGFHFMVLDKVNGGIFQNNPMVLLDGVPIFNINKIMAFDPRQIQKLEVLTSRYFHGRVTYEGLVSYITYKGNLGGFTLDPRALLTAYQGLQIPQEFYSPQYNNPESLKSRLPDLRNLLYWSPDSNTSISGKHKTSFYTSDQPGKYVIVLQGITKDGLAGSASFTFEVKNTL